The following proteins are co-located in the Pyrococcus abyssi GE5 genome:
- a CDS encoding cation diffusion facilitator family transporter, translating into MEEELKPLIVSIIGNTVLGVVKLVVGLFNLSIALISDGIHSLSDTVTSVVGFVGVKLSKKPPDESHPFGHSRFEPLFAFFMGELLIVVAYEIARDSLGRMLSRETIRLTPTMVIVALLSILVKELMTRYALSVGKRLDNKIIIADAYHHRSDVLSTIVVLVGFGLQRLGIWFGDALAGFVVALFVGKVGVEILLENVNYLTGRAPPYEVCKKIEEVARSVDGVLGVHDLRAHYVGTKLHVELHIEVSPETSLKKAHDISEEVKRKVESLPEVSEAFIHVDIRE; encoded by the coding sequence ATGGAAGAAGAGCTCAAACCATTGATTGTGAGCATAATCGGTAATACAGTCCTGGGCGTAGTTAAGCTAGTTGTTGGACTTTTTAATTTGAGCATAGCCCTAATTTCCGACGGAATCCACTCACTAAGCGATACCGTAACTAGCGTAGTTGGCTTCGTTGGGGTAAAACTTTCCAAGAAGCCTCCGGACGAGAGCCATCCTTTCGGACACTCAAGATTTGAGCCACTCTTCGCCTTCTTCATGGGCGAGCTTCTGATTGTTGTGGCCTATGAGATAGCCAGGGATTCCCTGGGAAGAATGCTCTCTAGGGAGACTATAAGGCTAACTCCCACCATGGTTATCGTTGCGCTACTCTCCATCCTGGTGAAGGAATTAATGACGAGGTATGCGCTTTCGGTAGGAAAAAGACTCGACAACAAGATAATAATAGCAGATGCTTATCATCACAGGAGTGATGTTCTCAGCACGATCGTTGTTCTTGTTGGCTTTGGACTGCAAAGGTTAGGGATTTGGTTCGGCGATGCACTAGCTGGGTTCGTTGTGGCGTTATTTGTGGGCAAAGTTGGCGTGGAGATACTGCTGGAGAACGTGAATTATCTAACCGGAAGGGCTCCTCCTTACGAAGTGTGCAAGAAAATAGAAGAGGTAGCGAGAAGCGTTGATGGCGTCCTGGGTGTTCACGATCTTCGGGCTCACTACGTAGGGACAAAGCTTCACGTTGAGCTACACATAGAAGTTTCCCCAGAGACCTCACTAAAGAAAGCCCATGATATAAGTGAAGAAGTCAAGAGAAAGGTTGAGAGCTTACCGGAGGTTAGCGAAGCGTTCATTCACGTGGATATTAGGGAATAA
- a CDS encoding coiled-coil domain-containing protein, which translates to MITLGMLFELQDLWMQLSKNVPFSVQSLFWGFFAGNMVALLYYGMIGVGKVSIKAGRAIGRAYHEVKALRKEEVRLEKEEKRELEDLKKVKKDLDEARKDVERRLEELERKLAKDVKVEELDIKEVLDYIREAQGILQDYMRKLGSFRYRLMPDRLREIGEEMTKELKEKAKDPLKKVESQTKRVIDDIEKSLDVVRDLEKDLRKMLQDTRISLDDLRRYLEEFSRFSQDFGRIVGEYERIEESLVSFERDISERTHLSEVLSEEGKLRLLKDASDNLKEVVSETRRAFAEVHRLSQTISGLRFDEAKLKRLEDYLEGLLRKESYSERLAKVTLKQIEKIKKQFIAFEDVQFVDLKKAKAPLLKRYN; encoded by the coding sequence ATGATAACCCTTGGAATGCTGTTTGAATTGCAAGACTTGTGGATGCAACTTTCTAAGAACGTTCCGTTTAGCGTTCAAAGCTTGTTCTGGGGTTTCTTCGCCGGAAACATGGTTGCTTTATTGTATTACGGGATGATTGGAGTAGGTAAAGTTTCCATAAAGGCTGGGAGAGCTATTGGAAGGGCTTACCACGAGGTCAAGGCTTTGAGGAAGGAAGAGGTGAGGTTAGAGAAAGAGGAGAAGAGAGAGCTGGAGGATTTGAAGAAGGTGAAGAAGGATTTAGATGAGGCGAGGAAGGACGTTGAAAGAAGGCTCGAGGAGCTTGAGAGGAAGCTGGCGAAGGACGTTAAGGTCGAAGAATTAGACATAAAGGAGGTCTTGGACTACATCCGGGAGGCTCAGGGAATCCTCCAGGATTACATGAGAAAGCTCGGATCCTTCAGATACAGGTTGATGCCAGATAGGTTGAGGGAAATTGGAGAAGAGATGACGAAGGAGTTGAAAGAGAAGGCGAAGGATCCTCTGAAGAAGGTCGAGTCCCAGACGAAGAGGGTGATAGATGACATAGAGAAGTCCCTTGATGTCGTGAGGGACTTGGAGAAGGACTTGAGGAAGATGCTACAAGATACCAGGATATCGCTGGACGACTTGAGGAGATACCTCGAGGAGTTCTCGAGGTTTTCCCAGGACTTTGGAAGGATAGTGGGAGAATATGAGAGGATAGAGGAAAGCTTGGTTAGCTTTGAAAGGGATATCTCAGAGAGAACTCACCTCTCGGAGGTTCTGAGCGAGGAGGGGAAGCTTAGGCTTCTCAAGGATGCGTCAGACAACTTGAAGGAGGTAGTTTCAGAGACGAGGAGAGCCTTTGCAGAGGTTCACAGGCTGTCCCAAACGATTTCAGGATTAAGGTTCGACGAGGCTAAGCTAAAGAGGTTGGAGGATTACTTGGAGGGCTTGCTGAGGAAGGAAAGTTATTCTGAGAGGTTGGCAAAGGTTACTTTGAAGCAGATAGAGAAGATCAAGAAGCAGTTCATAGCCTTTGAGGACGTTCAGTTCGTTGATTTGAAAAAAGCTAAGGCTCCCTTACTTAAAAGATATAACTAA